A genome region from Bradyrhizobium commune includes the following:
- a CDS encoding 4'-phosphopantetheinyl transferase family protein produces MADDGIELFVGLIESIDTPGAIDACRRLLSTDERARADRFMFERHQRQYIFAHAMLRLALSHAAPDVAPADWSFSAGRHGRPFIAAPATATMLHFSLSHADGCVACVISRHEAVGVDVETVSRRVAPLSTALRFFAPEEVETLRALPDPAAIERFFDYWTLKEAYLKARGFGLNLPLDAFAMQVSREAIEISFKPDIADDPAGWRFSLCSPSPSHRLAIADGSRAAGGLPIIRNAWPLQEAAE; encoded by the coding sequence ATGGCAGACGACGGAATTGAACTGTTTGTCGGACTGATCGAGAGCATCGACACGCCGGGCGCAATCGATGCATGCCGGCGCTTGCTCTCGACCGACGAACGCGCGCGCGCCGATCGCTTCATGTTCGAGCGGCATCAGCGACAGTATATCTTCGCGCATGCCATGTTGCGCCTCGCGCTCTCGCACGCAGCCCCCGATGTCGCGCCCGCCGACTGGTCGTTTTCGGCCGGCCGTCACGGGCGGCCCTTTATCGCGGCGCCCGCAACCGCGACAATGCTGCATTTCAGCCTGTCCCATGCCGACGGCTGCGTGGCCTGCGTTATATCCCGGCACGAGGCCGTCGGCGTCGACGTCGAGACCGTGTCGCGGCGTGTCGCGCCGCTGTCCACCGCGCTTCGCTTCTTTGCGCCGGAAGAGGTCGAGACCTTGCGCGCACTGCCGGATCCGGCTGCGATCGAGCGCTTCTTCGACTATTGGACGCTCAAGGAAGCCTATCTGAAGGCCAGGGGTTTTGGGCTCAATCTGCCGCTCGACGCATTTGCGATGCAGGTGTCGCGGGAGGCGATCGAGATCAGCTTCAAGCCAGATATCGCCGACGATCCGGCCGGATGGCGCTTCTCGCTGTGCTCGCCGTCGCCGTCACACCGGCTGGCGATCGCCGACGGCTCCCGCGCGGCCGGCGGGCTTCCCATCATTCGCAACGCTTGGCCGCTCCAGGAAGCAGCCGAATGA
- a CDS encoding LLM class flavin-dependent oxidoreductase: MTPARLRVFPAVSRNRDPKTYVGELMRVAEFADRNGFEGILLFEGNDVFVEPWAMAQHIMAETTRSSPLIAVNPVYMHPFTAAKFVSSFAQLYGRKVYLNMITGTAVSDLQGLGDNQSHADRYVRLGEFVALVRQLLSSPRPVNFAGQFYRASNLQLRPRLAAEVMPEFLIAGQSEAAQRVAEETGCIKMQMLPPDLDRGLNAPGMNFGIFARESAVEARQAAKARFRDNPDDRELLALTVENSDSVWKRRLYEGQSGELADNGYWLLPYLTFQADCPYLVGGYAEIGARLRDFAAKGLTTIMLDVVADETEMQHVCKALKASGMF, encoded by the coding sequence ATGACGCCGGCGCGGCTGCGCGTCTTTCCCGCGGTTTCGCGCAACCGCGATCCCAAGACATATGTCGGCGAGCTGATGCGGGTGGCAGAGTTCGCCGACCGCAACGGCTTCGAGGGCATTTTGCTGTTCGAGGGCAATGACGTGTTCGTCGAGCCCTGGGCGATGGCCCAGCACATCATGGCGGAGACGACGCGATCCTCACCGTTGATCGCCGTCAACCCGGTCTACATGCATCCGTTCACGGCGGCGAAGTTCGTCTCCTCCTTTGCGCAGCTCTACGGCCGCAAGGTCTATCTCAACATGATCACGGGGACCGCGGTCAGCGACTTGCAGGGGTTGGGCGACAATCAGTCGCATGCGGACCGCTACGTTCGACTGGGCGAGTTTGTTGCGCTCGTGCGCCAGCTGCTCTCAAGCCCGCGGCCGGTGAATTTTGCGGGCCAATTCTATCGCGCAAGCAATTTGCAGCTGCGGCCGCGCCTTGCGGCCGAAGTGATGCCGGAGTTTTTGATCGCCGGACAGTCGGAGGCGGCGCAGCGGGTGGCGGAGGAGACCGGCTGCATCAAGATGCAGATGCTGCCGCCCGATCTCGATCGCGGCCTCAATGCGCCCGGAATGAATTTTGGCATCTTCGCGCGCGAAAGCGCCGTTGAGGCGCGGCAGGCGGCAAAGGCGCGCTTCCGCGACAATCCCGACGATCGCGAGCTGCTTGCGCTCACCGTGGAGAACTCGGACTCCGTCTGGAAGCGGCGGCTGTATGAAGGGCAAAGCGGCGAGCTTGCGGACAACGGCTACTGGCTGTTGCCATACCTCACCTTCCAGGCCGACTGCCCCTATCTCGTCGGCGGCTATGCCGAGATCGGCGCGAGGCTGAGGGATTTTGCGGCGAAAGGCCTCACCACGATCATGCTCGACGTGGTCGCCGATGAAACCGAGATGCAGCACGTCTGCAAGGCGCTCAAGGCGAGCGGGATGTTTTGA
- a CDS encoding histone deacetylase family protein gives MKAVHTELHRSHDPQFFLVRGVVKRTTEQPERADRLLKGLKDGKHQLVEPIKFGQGPRARIHSPEYLAFLSEAWDAWTALGDSGPEMIGNIHPVRHAATYPTHIVGKLGWHTADTAAPIGPGTWAAACAATDVAVTAAQMAMDGEDAVYALCRPPGHHAYRDMAGGFCFLNNSAIAAAHLRLKHERVVILDVDVHHGNGTQGIFYARPDVYTISIHADPAAYYPFVWGYAHERGEGAGLGTNLNIPLAIGTGDDGYIQAMDVARKAIESFAPGALVIALGLDASEHDPLKGLAVTTPGFRRIGQAIAKMGLPTMFVQEGGYLSDILGANLTSVLAGFEEAR, from the coding sequence GTGAAGGCCGTCCATACCGAACTGCACCGCAGCCATGATCCGCAATTCTTCCTGGTTCGCGGTGTCGTCAAGCGCACGACTGAGCAGCCCGAGCGCGCCGACCGCCTGCTCAAGGGCTTGAAGGACGGCAAGCATCAACTGGTCGAGCCGATCAAATTCGGGCAGGGCCCGCGAGCGCGGATTCACAGCCCCGAATATCTCGCGTTCCTCAGCGAGGCCTGGGACGCTTGGACCGCGCTCGGCGATTCCGGTCCGGAGATGATCGGCAACATCCATCCCGTGCGTCATGCCGCGACCTATCCGACGCATATCGTCGGAAAGCTCGGCTGGCACACGGCCGACACCGCAGCACCGATCGGTCCGGGCACCTGGGCCGCGGCTTGCGCGGCAACGGACGTTGCAGTTACCGCGGCGCAGATGGCGATGGACGGCGAGGACGCGGTCTACGCGCTCTGCCGTCCGCCCGGCCATCACGCCTATCGCGACATGGCCGGCGGCTTCTGCTTCCTCAACAACAGCGCGATCGCGGCGGCGCATCTGCGGCTCAAGCACGAGCGCGTGGTGATCCTCGATGTTGACGTCCATCACGGCAACGGCACGCAGGGCATTTTCTACGCACGGCCCGATGTCTACACGATCTCGATCCACGCCGATCCGGCTGCGTACTATCCCTTCGTGTGGGGCTACGCCCATGAGCGCGGCGAGGGCGCTGGCCTCGGCACCAATCTCAACATTCCCCTCGCCATCGGCACCGGCGATGACGGCTACATCCAGGCGATGGACGTCGCGCGCAAGGCGATCGAGTCCTTTGCGCCCGGCGCGCTCGTGATCGCGCTCGGCCTCGACGCATCCGAGCACGATCCGCTGAAAGGCCTCGCCGTCACCACGCCCGGCTTCCGCCGCATCGGCCAAGCGATCGCGAAGATGGGCCTGCCGACCATGTTCGTGCAGGAAGGCGGCTATCTCTCGGATATTTTGGGCGCGAACCTGACCTCGGTGCTCGCGGGATTTGAAGAGGCGCGGTGA
- a CDS encoding SMP-30/gluconolactonase/LRE family protein: MAITSGRNFWCLCSSILLAIATPLAATETKLFDSVQVTPASEYTFGIEGPAADLDGNLFVVNLGRPGTIGRLPAGGAASELFMALPEGSVGNAIRFDRNGTMFIADYKKHNIFAIAKGAIEPAVWFHSDEMNQPNDITIARDGTIYASDPNWKGREGHIWRVAKAADGSVQGQVMTAPRAMGTTNGIDLSPDGKTLYVGESSNGQVWSYAVNGNALTDAKLVKSFQPDTIDGLRTDVSGRLYIARILKGTIALMKPSGAVEREIALKAKEPTNLAFGGSDGKTVFVTQRQGGFIEAFRTDQPGREHCLQRGRC, translated from the coding sequence ATGGCTATTACATCCGGCAGGAATTTCTGGTGCCTGTGCAGTAGCATTTTGCTCGCCATCGCGACGCCGCTGGCCGCAACCGAGACGAAGCTGTTCGACAGCGTGCAGGTGACACCTGCCAGCGAATATACGTTCGGTATCGAGGGGCCCGCGGCAGATCTCGACGGCAATTTGTTCGTGGTCAATCTCGGCAGGCCCGGCACCATCGGCAGGCTGCCTGCGGGCGGTGCGGCGTCGGAGCTCTTCATGGCACTCCCCGAGGGAAGCGTCGGTAACGCGATTCGGTTCGATCGCAACGGCACCATGTTCATCGCTGATTACAAGAAGCACAACATTTTCGCGATCGCGAAAGGCGCGATCGAGCCCGCCGTCTGGTTTCACTCGGACGAGATGAACCAGCCGAACGACATCACGATTGCCCGCGACGGCACGATCTATGCGAGCGATCCGAACTGGAAGGGCCGCGAAGGCCACATCTGGCGCGTTGCAAAGGCCGCTGATGGCTCGGTGCAGGGGCAGGTGATGACGGCGCCGCGCGCGATGGGCACCACCAACGGCATCGATCTCAGCCCCGACGGCAAGACGCTCTATGTCGGCGAATCCAGCAATGGCCAGGTGTGGTCTTACGCCGTCAACGGCAACGCGCTCACCGATGCAAAGCTCGTGAAATCATTCCAGCCCGATACGATCGACGGCCTGCGCACCGACGTCAGCGGCCGTCTCTACATCGCACGCATTCTCAAGGGCACGATCGCGCTGATGAAGCCCAGTGGTGCGGTCGAGCGCGAGATCGCGCTGAAGGCGAAGGAGCCGACCAACCTCGCCTTCGGCGGCAGCGACGGCAAGACCGTCTTCGTCACCCAGCGCCAGGGCGGCTTCATCGAGGCCTTCCGCACCGATCAGCCGGGCCGCGAGCACTGCCTCCAGCGCGGACGCTGCTAG
- a CDS encoding PQQ-dependent sugar dehydrogenase yields the protein MNQFTFGSERRNLRFFAAVLVGALLGFAPASSEPVRKSGYAIGADSCGSGDLAFPRLQIDMKAGYCAGLVASEEDRLKFPRSIIQVPGRDLFVVADMGGWGHTDGRLLLLDPHAPQGQRFKELLTGVEYPFGLVIGPDKKLYASSAETIFRFDPLADNPRSTVETVIRHMPGRRITLPDGTKLGESAHPLKQFVFDKNGRLFVNVGAHSDDCITPAPITKPCAPAEGASAMAAIWLFTPPSGGVLPALKPNDPDPPHTVYARGLRNSMALALHANFPDAGYAFLQGENGRDLPDIFKPNEEINAIEQGRHYGWPYCFDLSTPSPEFKSVLQSGVYKSLCTANALYKPPFALMPPHGAPLAMLYYHGAKFPELEGKLLVGLHGYRPTGSRVLVYDVDDHGFPKPTPAPVRYHVSCTADSTRSFQTDAGEVPAAPFDELIAGWHRVNGARPQGAPVGMTVAEDGAIWLVEDKNQTVIRIDRAAGDPSPPLPCDTRSQALIDQLAAFVAKDAQNRVRLTSLRKGLVEKHCLGCHSDFGLKTGQSDADKDATALRFMLSQDGWIYPGDPDSGKLRTRLRGIGAEKLMPPGGENLPKTEPGYKGLLDTADLLVAKMVPGTRMRIKPGPPQRKFFGKTNKECGEIPAAKVVVVTQRNAVDKSGFSRFFRPADPYLNGECSDDDGYYIRQEFLVPVQ from the coding sequence GTGAACCAGTTCACATTCGGGAGCGAACGCCGAAATCTGCGCTTCTTTGCAGCGGTTTTGGTCGGAGCGCTGCTGGGCTTCGCGCCGGCATCGTCCGAGCCGGTCAGGAAAAGCGGCTATGCGATCGGGGCAGACAGCTGCGGCAGCGGCGATCTCGCGTTTCCCAGACTCCAGATCGACATGAAGGCGGGATATTGCGCCGGCCTCGTCGCCAGCGAGGAGGATCGTCTGAAATTTCCGCGTTCGATCATCCAGGTGCCCGGTCGTGACCTGTTTGTGGTCGCCGACATGGGCGGCTGGGGCCACACCGACGGCCGGCTGTTGTTGCTCGATCCGCATGCTCCGCAAGGCCAGCGGTTCAAGGAGCTTTTGACCGGGGTCGAATATCCGTTCGGCCTCGTGATCGGCCCTGACAAGAAGCTCTATGCCTCGAGCGCGGAGACGATCTTCCGCTTTGATCCGCTCGCGGACAATCCACGCAGCACGGTCGAGACCGTCATCCGCCACATGCCGGGCCGTCGGATTACCCTGCCGGATGGGACGAAGCTCGGCGAGAGCGCGCATCCGCTCAAGCAATTCGTGTTCGACAAAAATGGCCGGCTGTTCGTCAATGTCGGCGCCCACAGCGACGACTGCATCACGCCCGCGCCGATCACGAAACCCTGCGCGCCTGCGGAAGGCGCCTCCGCCATGGCCGCGATCTGGCTGTTCACCCCGCCCTCAGGCGGTGTCCTCCCGGCGCTGAAGCCGAACGATCCCGATCCACCGCACACGGTGTATGCGCGCGGCTTGCGCAATTCGATGGCGCTGGCATTGCACGCGAATTTCCCCGATGCCGGCTACGCCTTTCTTCAGGGCGAGAATGGCCGCGATCTGCCCGACATCTTCAAGCCGAACGAGGAGATCAACGCGATCGAACAGGGCAGGCATTATGGCTGGCCCTATTGCTTTGATCTGTCGACGCCGAGCCCCGAGTTCAAAAGCGTGCTGCAGTCGGGCGTCTACAAATCGCTCTGCACGGCGAACGCGCTCTACAAGCCGCCGTTCGCGCTGATGCCGCCGCACGGCGCGCCGCTCGCGATGCTCTATTATCACGGCGCCAAATTCCCGGAGCTCGAAGGCAAGCTGCTGGTCGGCCTGCATGGTTATCGTCCGACCGGCAGCCGTGTCCTCGTCTATGATGTCGACGACCACGGTTTTCCAAAACCTACGCCAGCGCCGGTGCGCTACCATGTGAGCTGCACCGCCGACTCGACCCGCAGTTTTCAAACCGATGCCGGCGAGGTACCCGCTGCGCCGTTCGACGAGCTGATCGCCGGCTGGCACCGCGTCAACGGCGCACGACCGCAAGGCGCGCCCGTCGGCATGACGGTTGCGGAGGACGGCGCGATCTGGCTGGTCGAGGACAAGAACCAGACGGTGATCCGCATCGATCGTGCCGCGGGCGATCCATCGCCGCCCTTGCCCTGCGACACCCGCAGCCAGGCATTGATCGACCAGCTTGCGGCCTTCGTTGCAAAAGATGCGCAGAACCGCGTCCGGCTCACCAGCTTGCGCAAAGGTCTCGTCGAAAAGCACTGCCTCGGCTGCCACTCGGATTTCGGCTTGAAGACGGGACAATCGGATGCGGACAAGGACGCAACCGCGCTGCGCTTCATGCTGTCGCAGGACGGCTGGATCTATCCGGGCGATCCCGACTCCGGCAAGCTGCGCACGCGCCTGCGCGGCATCGGCGCAGAGAAGCTGATGCCGCCTGGCGGCGAAAATCTGCCGAAGACGGAGCCCGGTTACAAAGGCCTGCTTGATACCGCGGACCTGCTCGTCGCAAAGATGGTTCCGGGAACGCGGATGCGCATCAAGCCCGGGCCGCCGCAGCGCAAGTTTTTTGGCAAGACGAATAAGGAATGCGGCGAAATACCGGCCGCCAAGGTCGTCGTCGTGACACAAAGGAACGCTGTAGACAAATCCGGCTTCAGCCGATTCTTCCGGCCGGCCGATCCCTATCTGAATGGCGAGTGCAGCGACGACGATGGCTATTACATCCGGCAGGAATTTCTGGTGCCTGTGCAGTAG
- a CDS encoding DUF6894 family protein, with translation MVQVYFHCSNPEGTLIDRYGSAVASLTEARDRAAQIMHSMIQTPGSEDWRDWVIHVSDDDGEEIFDLPFTAMLGKPH, from the coding sequence ATGGTCCAGGTCTATTTCCACTGCTCCAATCCCGAGGGCACGCTGATCGACCGCTACGGTTCCGCCGTGGCCAGCCTGACCGAAGCGCGCGACCGTGCCGCCCAGATCATGCACTCGATGATCCAGACGCCCGGCTCTGAAGATTGGCGCGATTGGGTGATCCATGTCAGCGACGACGACGGCGAGGAGATTTTCGATCTCCCCTTCACCGCCATGCTCGGCAAGCCGCATTGA
- a CDS encoding enoyl-CoA hydratase-related protein gives MAGVKQARDGAVGILTLDEPASLNAMTPDLLGALAAAIAEMTRDEDVRALILTGEGRGFCSGQNLKASEALGEDIATGVMRLYWPAFKALRECRVPVVVAVNGVAAGGGFSLAMAGDMIVAARSASFIQVFSRIALVPDLGSTWLLPRLIGRQRALELMLLNEPLTAERAHETGLVRQVVDDAKLMEEALTLARRLAEGPTRALVATRALVEESEHATYEAQFRREIELQAVVRKGADAIEGRNAFVEKRKAKFTGK, from the coding sequence ATGGCAGGTGTGAAACAGGCGCGGGATGGCGCCGTTGGGATCCTGACGCTCGACGAGCCGGCAAGCCTGAACGCGATGACGCCCGACCTGCTCGGCGCGCTCGCCGCCGCGATTGCCGAGATGACGCGCGACGAAGACGTTCGCGCGCTGATCCTGACCGGGGAGGGGCGCGGCTTCTGCTCGGGCCAAAATCTGAAAGCCTCAGAGGCGCTCGGCGAGGACATTGCGACCGGCGTCATGCGGCTCTATTGGCCGGCGTTCAAGGCGTTGCGCGAATGCCGCGTGCCTGTCGTCGTCGCCGTCAACGGCGTCGCGGCCGGCGGCGGCTTCAGTCTCGCAATGGCGGGCGACATGATCGTCGCGGCGCGATCGGCAAGTTTTATTCAAGTGTTCAGCCGCATCGCACTGGTGCCGGATCTCGGCTCGACCTGGCTGTTGCCGCGCCTGATCGGCCGGCAGCGTGCGCTCGAATTGATGCTGCTGAACGAGCCGCTCACGGCCGAACGCGCCCATGAGACCGGTCTGGTCCGGCAGGTCGTCGACGATGCGAAGCTGATGGAGGAGGCGTTGACGCTGGCCCGCCGCCTGGCCGAGGGGCCGACCCGCGCCCTGGTCGCGACCCGTGCCCTGGTCGAGGAGAGCGAGCATGCGACCTATGAGGCGCAGTTCCGCCGCGAGATCGAGCTTCAGGCCGTGGTCCGCAAGGGTGCCGACGCCATCGAGGGCCGCAATGCCTTCGTCGAGAAGCGCAAGGCGAAGTTCACCGGCAAGTAG
- a CDS encoding gamma-glutamyltransferase family protein, with translation MPHQFSHTQIIRKPAVKSKGGIVAAQSRRAAEVGTEVLAAGGDCVDAIVATTFALNVLEPWNSGIGGGGAMVLYRAKENRYEVIDYGMSAPQSLRAADYPITGDRVASDLFPWPRVKDDRNVHGPAAIAVPGVVAGMEEVHRRHARMPWKDLVAPAAALAGEGLLVDWWTTSTIAGSAADLRRYPASAAMFLKDGLPPSPPWSVEAETRLPQGALKATLLHLAEAGPRDFYQGDLAKSIASDIRADGGSLSVEDLAAFRSHLREPLAIPYRGGKVLATPELTAGPTLAHALRLLQQNLKPAGAPDAAAYAEYAAALQAAYRERLKDMGDADGKRSLGAEYLAPACTTHFSVVDRHGNTAAVTQTLLSSFGSKYVTPHTGIPMNNGIMWFDPTPGTTNSLAPGKRCLTNYTPVIAETKDGKRLAVGASGGRRILPSVMQLLSFAMDFGMDLDAAIHQPRIDASEGALVLGDTRLPADVRKALAARFDYKEAPVQTLPMKFACPSAVMRDGDVNSGAVEIFQPWAEAVAEG, from the coding sequence ATGCCTCATCAGTTCAGCCACACCCAGATCATCCGCAAGCCAGCCGTCAAGTCCAAGGGCGGAATTGTCGCAGCGCAGTCGCGGCGCGCGGCCGAGGTGGGGACGGAGGTGCTGGCGGCGGGCGGTGACTGCGTCGACGCGATCGTTGCCACCACATTTGCCCTGAACGTGCTGGAGCCCTGGAACAGCGGCATCGGCGGCGGCGGCGCGATGGTGCTCTACCGCGCCAAGGAAAATCGCTACGAGGTGATCGACTACGGCATGAGCGCGCCGCAAAGCCTGCGCGCCGCCGATTATCCGATCACCGGAGACCGCGTCGCTTCCGACCTGTTCCCGTGGCCCCGGGTGAAGGACGATCGCAACGTTCACGGTCCCGCCGCGATCGCCGTGCCCGGTGTCGTCGCGGGCATGGAGGAGGTGCATCGCCGCCACGCCAGGATGCCGTGGAAAGATCTGGTCGCGCCGGCCGCCGCACTCGCCGGTGAGGGCTTGCTGGTCGACTGGTGGACCACGTCGACGATCGCGGGCTCGGCGGCTGACCTTCGGCGCTATCCCGCGAGCGCGGCAATGTTTTTGAAGGACGGCCTGCCCCCGAGCCCGCCCTGGAGCGTCGAGGCGGAGACGCGGCTGCCGCAGGGCGCGTTGAAGGCGACGCTGTTGCACCTTGCCGAAGCAGGGCCGCGCGACTTCTATCAGGGCGATCTCGCCAAGAGCATCGCCTCCGACATCAGGGCCGATGGCGGCTCGCTGTCGGTCGAGGATCTGGCAGCGTTCCGCAGCCATTTGCGCGAGCCGCTGGCGATCCCCTATCGCGGCGGCAAGGTGCTTGCGACGCCGGAGCTGACAGCCGGGCCGACGCTGGCGCATGCGCTGCGCCTGTTGCAGCAGAATTTGAAGCCGGCAGGTGCGCCGGATGCAGCCGCCTATGCCGAATATGCCGCTGCCCTGCAAGCAGCCTATCGCGAACGGCTCAAGGACATGGGCGATGCCGACGGCAAGCGCTCGCTCGGCGCCGAGTATCTGGCGCCGGCCTGCACCACGCATTTCTCCGTCGTCGACCGCCACGGCAATACCGCCGCGGTGACCCAGACGCTGCTGTCATCCTTTGGCTCGAAATATGTGACGCCGCACACCGGCATTCCCATGAACAACGGCATCATGTGGTTCGACCCGACGCCGGGCACCACAAACTCGCTCGCCCCCGGCAAGCGCTGCCTCACCAACTACACACCGGTCATCGCCGAGACCAAGGACGGCAAGCGCCTCGCGGTCGGCGCCTCCGGTGGCCGCCGCATCCTGCCTTCGGTGATGCAACTCCTGTCCTTTGCGATGGATTTCGGCATGGACCTCGATGCCGCCATCCACCAGCCGCGCATCGACGCCAGCGAAGGCGCGCTCGTGCTCGGCGACACGCGCCTGCCGGCGGACGTTCGCAAGGCGCTCGCCGCGCGCTTCGATTATAAGGAGGCGCCAGTGCAGACCCTGCCGATGAAGTTCGCCTGCCCGAGCGCGGTGATGCGCGACGGCGACGTCAATTCCGGCGCGGTCGAGATTTTTCAGCCTTGGGCCGAGGCCGTGGCGGAGGGCTAG
- a CDS encoding NAD(P)/FAD-dependent oxidoreductase, whose protein sequence is MNARLPLPPSLYADTAVTPIATPPLDTDKIVSVAIIGGGYTGLSTALHLAEQGVEALVLEAQEPGWGASGNNGGHTNPGLKHDPDQIEADFGAELGRRMIEFSYGAPNFTHDLIRRYQIPCEARQNGTLRAAYNEASAAAIEKTAQQCIRRGMPVTYLNRQQLREMTGTDRYIGAMLDARGGDLHPLSYARGLARAAISAGAKVYGETPALSLRSDGRRWRIETPRAVVHADKVLLATNGFTDDLWPALRRTIVPVFSSIAATAPLSDEVARSIMPTRPVLYESGHITVYYRIDQHNRLLMGGRGPMRWISSPTDVAYLMRYAERLWPQLKGVAWTHGWNSRLAITKDHYPHVHEPAESILISLGCNGRGVALSTAMGAQLARRLLGGAKAEIDMPITGIKPIPMHALWPVGVTSAVIAGRVRDRLGI, encoded by the coding sequence ATGAACGCGCGCCTGCCTCTGCCTCCGTCCCTCTATGCCGACACTGCGGTTACTCCGATCGCAACGCCTCCGCTCGATACGGACAAGATCGTTTCCGTCGCCATCATCGGCGGCGGTTACACCGGTCTATCTACCGCGCTGCATCTCGCCGAACAGGGCGTTGAGGCGCTCGTGCTGGAGGCGCAGGAGCCCGGCTGGGGCGCATCCGGCAACAATGGCGGCCACACCAATCCCGGCCTGAAGCACGATCCCGATCAGATCGAGGCCGATTTCGGTGCTGAGCTCGGCCGCCGCATGATCGAATTCTCCTACGGCGCGCCGAATTTCACGCACGATTTGATCCGCCGCTACCAGATCCCGTGCGAGGCCAGGCAGAACGGAACGCTGCGCGCAGCCTATAATGAGGCCAGCGCCGCCGCGATCGAGAAGACGGCGCAGCAGTGCATCCGCCGCGGTATGCCGGTCACCTACCTGAACCGCCAGCAGTTGCGAGAGATGACCGGCACCGACCGCTATATCGGCGCCATGCTTGATGCGCGCGGTGGCGATCTGCATCCGCTCAGCTACGCCCGCGGCCTCGCGCGCGCCGCGATCTCGGCGGGGGCGAAAGTCTACGGTGAAACGCCGGCGCTCTCACTGCGTAGCGACGGCCGCCGCTGGCGCATCGAGACGCCGCGCGCGGTGGTCCATGCCGACAAGGTATTGCTCGCGACCAACGGTTTTACCGACGATCTCTGGCCCGCGCTCCGCCGCACCATCGTGCCGGTATTTTCGTCGATTGCCGCGACTGCGCCGCTCTCCGACGAGGTCGCCCGTTCGATCATGCCGACGCGCCCCGTCCTCTACGAAAGCGGCCACATCACCGTCTACTACCGCATCGACCAGCACAACCGCCTCCTGATGGGCGGCCGCGGCCCGATGCGCTGGATCAGCTCGCCGACCGACGTCGCCTATCTCATGCGCTACGCCGAGCGGCTATGGCCGCAGCTCAAGGGCGTTGCCTGGACCCATGGCTGGAACAGCCGGCTCGCCATCACCAAGGACCATTACCCGCACGTGCACGAGCCGGCGGAGAGTATCCTCATCTCGCTCGGCTGCAACGGACGCGGCGTCGCGCTCTCAACTGCGATGGGTGCGCAGCTCGCACGCCGGTTGCTCGGCGGCGCCAAGGCAGAGATCGATATGCCCATCACCGGCATCAAGCCGATCCCGATGCATGCGCTCTGGCCGGTGGGTGTGACGAGCGCGGTGATCGCGGGCCGGGTGCGGGACCGGCTAGGGATCTAG
- a CDS encoding amino acid ABC transporter ATP-binding protein: MIELNDVHKSFGRNEVLKGITASVEKGEVVCIVGPSGSGKSTILRCINGLESYDRGEISVEGLKVDRDAPSIVKIRTQVSMVFQRFNLFPHRTALENVVEGPLFVKKEPRAQALERGRMLLAQVGLAEKADAHPPQLSGGQQQRVAIARALAMQPKAILFDEPTSALDPELVGDVLGVMRKLADDGMTMVVVTHEMSFARDVADRVLFIDGGVIVEQGPAKSVLNQPQHARTQDFLRRVLHPL, translated from the coding sequence ATGATCGAGCTCAACGACGTCCACAAGAGCTTTGGCCGGAACGAGGTCCTCAAAGGCATCACGGCCTCCGTCGAGAAGGGCGAGGTGGTCTGTATCGTCGGCCCCTCCGGCTCCGGCAAGTCCACCATCCTGCGCTGTATCAACGGCCTCGAAAGCTACGACCGCGGCGAGATCAGCGTCGAAGGACTGAAAGTCGACCGCGACGCGCCCTCGATCGTGAAGATCCGGACCCAGGTCTCGATGGTGTTTCAGCGCTTCAATCTGTTCCCCCACCGCACGGCGCTGGAAAACGTCGTGGAAGGACCGCTCTTTGTGAAGAAAGAGCCCCGCGCGCAGGCGCTCGAGCGCGGCCGCATGCTGCTCGCCCAGGTGGGCCTTGCCGAGAAGGCCGATGCGCATCCGCCGCAGCTCTCGGGCGGCCAGCAGCAGCGCGTCGCGATCGCGCGTGCGCTCGCGATGCAGCCCAAGGCGATCCTGTTCGACGAGCCGACCTCGGCGCTCGATCCCGAGCTCGTTGGCGACGTCCTCGGCGTGATGCGCAAGCTTGCCGACGATGGCATGACCATGGTCGTCGTCACCCACGAGATGAGCTTTGCCCGCGATGTCGCCGACCGCGTGCTGTTCATCGATGGCGGCGTCATCGTCGAGCAGGGGCCGGCCAAGTCGGTCCTCAATCAACCGCAGCACGCGCGGACGCAGGATTTTCTGCGCCGCGTGCTGCATCCGCTCTGA